A portion of the Adhaeribacter radiodurans genome contains these proteins:
- a CDS encoding RagB/SusD family nutrient uptake outer membrane protein → MNSIVKKYISHSVLGISLLLFSTSCDDFLEETDQSNFTQNTYFTKPKHAESIVNAIYADLRSTTGGGFNGAPWMMLEFATGLANTDLGQAQNSINVRNLANNSDNSYGGTYWTSSFRGIANANLAIKNIPNITMDEAQKAKLLGEARFLRAYYYFNLVRIFGAIPLITEPIDLNSEALYPPKATEEETYKLIVDDLVAAEAAGLPITDKTGKVTTGAIKSLLSSVYLTMAGYPLQKGAEYYKKAADKAQEVITSNAYSLFTSYNDLHNEATENTGEHIFMVQFAPFIMASGWQTSIIPYNKGISAYSDETGAIYANTDFIQTYEPGDKRTREKEFYFNEYSLSSDRNSNINLGGYFIYKFFDPKAQLETTSSGLNWMLMRYAEVLLIYAEAANEASGGPTAEAYEAINQIRRRAELPELQGLNQQAFREATWREKWHELSYENKTWFDMVRLRKAFNVKTGNFDDYVGHQFSYGPVLKDRELLFPIPTAEIRNNKNLVQNTGY, encoded by the coding sequence ATGAATAGCATCGTTAAAAAATATATCAGTCATTCAGTTCTAGGCATTTCCTTACTACTTTTTAGTACCAGTTGTGATGATTTTCTGGAAGAAACCGACCAGTCTAATTTTACTCAGAATACTTATTTTACTAAACCAAAACATGCCGAAAGTATCGTAAACGCTATATACGCCGATTTAAGGTCCACTACCGGTGGTGGTTTTAATGGCGCTCCCTGGATGATGCTGGAATTTGCTACCGGACTTGCCAACACCGATTTAGGGCAAGCCCAAAACAGTATTAACGTTCGTAACCTGGCTAACAATTCGGATAATTCGTACGGCGGAACTTACTGGACCAGCAGCTTCAGGGGTATTGCTAATGCCAACCTGGCAATTAAAAATATTCCCAACATAACCATGGACGAAGCCCAAAAAGCCAAGTTACTTGGCGAAGCCAGGTTCTTACGGGCGTATTATTATTTTAACCTGGTACGGATATTTGGGGCAATTCCTTTAATTACCGAGCCGATTGATTTAAATTCAGAAGCATTATACCCGCCTAAAGCTACCGAAGAAGAAACCTATAAATTAATTGTAGATGATCTGGTTGCGGCCGAAGCGGCTGGTTTGCCCATTACCGATAAAACTGGAAAAGTAACTACCGGAGCCATTAAATCATTACTATCCAGCGTGTACCTGACTATGGCCGGGTATCCTTTACAGAAAGGGGCAGAATATTATAAAAAAGCAGCCGACAAAGCCCAGGAGGTTATCACCTCTAATGCCTACAGCCTGTTTACTTCTTATAACGACTTGCACAACGAAGCTACCGAAAATACCGGCGAACACATTTTTATGGTGCAATTTGCTCCCTTTATTATGGCTTCGGGCTGGCAAACCTCTATTATTCCGTACAACAAAGGTATTTCTGCCTACTCCGACGAAACCGGGGCTATCTATGCCAATACCGATTTTATTCAGACGTATGAACCCGGCGACAAACGTACCAGGGAAAAAGAATTTTACTTTAACGAATACAGCCTGAGCAGCGACCGGAATTCGAACATCAATTTAGGTGGTTACTTTATTTATAAGTTCTTCGATCCCAAAGCCCAATTGGAAACTACCAGCAGCGGCTTAAACTGGATGTTAATGCGTTATGCCGAGGTTTTATTAATCTATGCCGAAGCAGCCAATGAAGCATCGGGCGGACCCACTGCAGAAGCCTACGAAGCTATTAACCAAATAAGAAGAAGAGCCGAGTTGCCGGAATTACAAGGCTTAAACCAGCAAGCGTTCCGGGAAGCTACCTGGCGCGAAAAATGGCATGAGCTGAGCTACGAGAATAAAACCTGGTTTGATATGGTACGTCTGCGCAAAGCCTTTAATGTAAAAACCGGGAATTTTGACGACTACGTAGGCCACCAGTTCTCGTACGGCCCGGTATTAAAAGATCGGGAACTTTTATTCCCGATTCCAACCGCCGAAATCCGGAACAATAAAAATCTAGTTCAGAACACAGGTTATTAA
- a CDS encoding PVC-type heme-binding CxxCH protein, with protein sequence MKIIRKGSFRLVLTSLGLVVIALLTLQFTQSNSTPIKVNKGSHIILVGNNLGSRMMNFGHFETEMQLRYPDNQLYIRNMCDGGNTPGFRPHSGRVSPWAFPGAEKFQTELAHNSDSQGFYETPDEWITRHKADIIIAFFGYNESFEGKKGLENYKAELDAFVKHTLKQKYNGKTAPQLALVSPIAFEDLSGKYDLPNGKQENVNLALYTEAMKEVAAKNKVLFVNAFTPTKGWYDNTEEFLTIDGSQLTDGGYARFGKLLADQVFGKVAIKNEKNRALVHAAVMEKNWMWHNDLKIPNGVHVYGRRYDPFGPQNYPAELKKIREMTVIRDQAVWQAVKGQKMDVAAADQKTSELPPVPTNYNPEKNGSTEYLYGQDAVNKLKVAPGYKIEMFASEKEFTDLANPCQITFDNKGRLWVATMPTYPHYKPGDKKPNDKIIILEDTNNDGKADKQTTFADGLHLPVGFELAPEGVYISQGTNMMLFKDTNGDDKADVREILLSGFDDHDTHHAHHTYTLDPSGAIYMGEGVFLHTNVETSYGPVRATNGGFYRYNPQRRQLERTAQLSIPNPWGIAFDDWGQNFFAETSSPDVRWMMPGSVKSRYGVATHKSEQLIEDKHRVRPTSGLEFISSRHFPDDMQGDMIINNTIGFLGTKQHSLKDDGTGYISKHKQDLVVSEDRNFRPVDMEFAPDGSLYVADWHNVLIGHMQHNARDPLRDHVHGRIYRITYPGRPLVQPAKVAGATIDELLENLKLPEYRTRYRTRRELRGRDVAEVLSHLKTWTAKLDKNDPKYEHHLLEGLWVSWGMNKVDQDLLKQLLQAKDYHARAAAVRVVRYTGHQVPNQADLLMQAARDEHGRVRLEAIVAASWLDKEKGLPILAEAAKKPLDNWMIHAHETAVAHLNGREVEKKKEEVVKTDLKGAERDLLIKGKEIYARDGFCGTCHQPDGKGLASSGFPPLAGTNWVLGSEERMIKIVLKGMQGPIEVQGKKFPGQVPMTPFGGMLKDEEVAAVITYVRNSFGNKASAVTPEKVKMVRASIKDKTGFFSPEELLKQHPLENGVQ encoded by the coding sequence ATGAAAATTATTAGAAAAGGAAGTTTCAGGTTAGTGCTTACCAGTTTGGGGCTGGTAGTAATAGCGCTCTTAACGCTTCAGTTTACCCAATCTAATTCTACCCCGATAAAAGTTAACAAAGGATCCCATATTATTTTAGTTGGCAATAATCTGGGCTCCCGCATGATGAACTTCGGCCATTTTGAGACCGAAATGCAATTACGGTACCCGGACAATCAGCTTTATATCCGTAATATGTGCGATGGGGGCAATACTCCCGGGTTCCGACCCCATTCCGGGCGGGTATCGCCGTGGGCCTTTCCGGGAGCCGAAAAATTCCAGACCGAATTAGCGCATAACTCCGATAGTCAGGGTTTTTACGAAACCCCCGACGAGTGGATAACCCGGCATAAAGCTGATATTATTATTGCTTTTTTTGGCTACAACGAATCATTTGAAGGAAAGAAAGGCCTGGAAAATTACAAAGCCGAACTGGATGCCTTCGTGAAACATACTTTAAAACAAAAATACAACGGCAAAACAGCACCTCAACTCGCCCTGGTTTCGCCTATTGCCTTCGAAGATTTGTCCGGTAAATACGATCTGCCCAATGGCAAACAGGAAAACGTAAACCTGGCTTTGTACACCGAGGCCATGAAAGAAGTAGCCGCTAAAAACAAGGTGCTTTTCGTAAATGCTTTTACCCCCACTAAAGGCTGGTACGATAACACAGAGGAATTTTTAACCATTGATGGCTCCCAGTTGACCGATGGTGGTTATGCCCGCTTTGGTAAATTGCTCGCAGATCAGGTTTTTGGTAAAGTAGCAATTAAAAACGAAAAAAACCGGGCCCTGGTACACGCTGCCGTAATGGAGAAAAACTGGATGTGGCACAACGATTTGAAGATTCCGAACGGAGTGCACGTATACGGCCGCCGCTACGATCCTTTCGGTCCGCAGAACTATCCGGCCGAATTAAAAAAGATCCGGGAAATGACCGTTATCCGCGATCAGGCAGTTTGGCAAGCGGTGAAAGGACAAAAAATGGATGTGGCCGCTGCCGACCAGAAGACTTCTGAATTGCCACCGGTACCCACCAACTATAACCCCGAAAAAAACGGCAGCACGGAATACCTGTACGGACAAGATGCGGTAAACAAGCTAAAAGTAGCGCCGGGCTATAAAATCGAAATGTTTGCTTCCGAAAAAGAGTTTACTGATTTAGCGAACCCCTGCCAGATTACTTTCGATAATAAAGGCCGTTTGTGGGTAGCCACCATGCCAACTTACCCCCATTACAAGCCCGGTGATAAAAAACCAAATGATAAAATTATCATCCTGGAAGATACCAATAACGACGGCAAAGCCGATAAACAAACTACTTTTGCCGATGGCTTGCATTTACCGGTTGGTTTTGAGTTGGCACCAGAGGGGGTTTATATTTCGCAGGGTACCAACATGATGCTTTTTAAAGACACCAACGGTGACGATAAAGCCGACGTGCGGGAAATTCTTCTGAGTGGTTTCGATGACCACGATACGCACCACGCACATCACACGTATACTTTGGATCCATCCGGCGCTATTTACATGGGTGAGGGTGTTTTTCTGCATACCAACGTTGAAACGTCGTATGGTCCGGTACGAGCTACTAATGGTGGTTTTTACCGCTACAATCCGCAGCGCCGCCAGTTAGAGCGCACCGCTCAGCTTTCTATCCCAAACCCGTGGGGCATTGCTTTTGATGATTGGGGGCAAAACTTCTTCGCCGAGACTTCCAGCCCGGATGTGCGCTGGATGATGCCCGGCAGCGTGAAATCACGTTACGGCGTGGCGACGCACAAATCCGAACAGTTGATCGAAGACAAGCACCGCGTACGGCCAACCTCTGGTCTGGAATTTATTTCGAGCCGGCATTTTCCGGATGATATGCAAGGGGATATGATTATTAACAATACCATTGGTTTTTTAGGTACTAAACAGCATTCCTTAAAAGACGATGGCACCGGTTACATTAGCAAGCACAAGCAAGACTTGGTAGTATCCGAAGACCGAAATTTCCGGCCCGTAGATATGGAATTTGCCCCGGATGGTTCTTTGTACGTAGCCGACTGGCATAATGTATTAATTGGGCACATGCAGCACAATGCCCGCGACCCGCTGCGCGACCACGTACACGGCCGTATTTACCGCATCACGTATCCTGGTCGGCCATTGGTGCAACCCGCTAAAGTAGCTGGTGCCACCATAGACGAGTTATTGGAAAACTTAAAATTACCGGAATACCGTACCCGTTACCGTACCCGTCGGGAACTACGGGGCCGGGATGTGGCGGAAGTTCTTTCGCATTTAAAAACCTGGACTGCTAAATTAGATAAAAACGATCCGAAGTACGAACACCACTTACTCGAAGGTTTATGGGTAAGCTGGGGCATGAACAAAGTAGATCAGGATTTATTAAAGCAGTTGCTGCAAGCCAAAGATTACCATGCCCGGGCGGCGGCGGTTCGCGTAGTGCGTTATACCGGTCATCAGGTACCTAATCAAGCCGATTTATTAATGCAAGCTGCCCGCGACGAACACGGCCGGGTACGTTTAGAAGCCATTGTGGCTGCCTCGTGGCTCGATAAAGAAAAAGGTTTGCCTATTCTGGCCGAAGCCGCTAAAAAGCCATTGGATAACTGGATGATTCACGCGCACGAAACTGCCGTAGCCCACCTGAATGGCCGCGAAGTAGAGAAGAAAAAAGAGGAAGTAGTGAAAACCGATTTAAAAGGCGCGGAGCGGGACTTGCTTATCAAAGGCAAAGAAATTTATGCCCGCGACGGATTCTGCGGTACCTGCCACCAACCCGATGGCAAAGGCTTGGCTTCTTCTGGTTTCCCCCCGCTGGCTGGCACCAACTGGGTACTGGGTAGTGAGGAACGTATGATTAAAATTGTTTTAAAAGGAATGCAAGGCCCCATAGAAGTACAAGGTAAAAAATTCCCCGGCCAGGTTCCCATGACTCCTTTTGGTGGTATGCTGAAAGACGAAGAAGTAGCCGCGGTAATAACCTACGTGCGTAATTCTTTTGGTAACAAAGCGTCGGCGGTAACCCCGGAAAAAGTAAAAATGGTACGGGCAAGCATTAAAGATAAAACTGGTTTTTTTTCTCCAGAGGAATTACTCAAGCAACATCCCCTGGAAAACGGAGTTCAGTAA
- a CDS encoding ThuA domain-containing protein — protein sequence MKNLKNIKYLVLLFSLLFQFTFYACAQTKGKAKKPLIVFVTGDHEYSGELTMPAIAAELEKNYGFRTKVLKASPDQNSEENIPGLEALKDADVAVFFLRWRRLPADQVQHIENYLKSGKPVIGFRTTTHAFNYPKGHELEKWNAFGEMVFNAPPGWGGAAKHTHYGHESSTDVSIIPKEAKNPILTGVQGNFHARSWLYRVLPDYPKKGSTWLLMGHAVNPDKEDVENPVAWTGTNSFGSKFFMTTLGHPEDFDIEPVQRLVINSIHWAAGKPIPKKWAGKITINAPYHGIQASK from the coding sequence ATGAAAAATTTGAAAAATATAAAATACCTGGTTCTTCTTTTCAGCTTATTGTTCCAGTTTACTTTTTACGCTTGTGCTCAAACTAAAGGTAAGGCTAAAAAGCCCTTAATTGTATTTGTTACCGGCGACCACGAGTATAGCGGTGAATTAACTATGCCCGCTATTGCCGCCGAACTCGAAAAAAATTACGGCTTCCGGACCAAAGTTTTAAAAGCATCGCCCGATCAAAATTCCGAAGAAAATATTCCTGGATTAGAGGCTTTAAAAGACGCCGATGTAGCGGTGTTTTTTTTACGTTGGCGACGGTTACCGGCTGACCAGGTGCAGCACATCGAAAATTATTTGAAATCCGGCAAACCGGTAATTGGCTTCCGGACTACAACCCATGCGTTTAACTACCCCAAAGGGCATGAACTCGAAAAATGGAATGCTTTCGGGGAAATGGTTTTTAACGCGCCTCCGGGTTGGGGCGGAGCAGCCAAGCATACTCATTACGGGCACGAATCCAGTACGGATGTAAGTATTATTCCCAAAGAAGCTAAAAACCCTATTCTTACCGGTGTTCAGGGTAATTTTCATGCCCGTTCCTGGTTATACCGGGTATTACCCGATTACCCGAAAAAAGGCTCTACCTGGTTATTAATGGGGCACGCCGTTAATCCGGATAAGGAAGACGTAGAGAATCCAGTAGCCTGGACCGGCACCAACTCCTTCGGTAGTAAATTTTTTATGACCACTCTGGGCCATCCGGAAGATTTCGATATAGAACCAGTGCAGCGATTGGTAATTAATAGCATTCACTGGGCAGCAGGCAAACCAATACCCAAAAAATGGGCGGGTAAAATTACAATTAATGCCCCTTATCATGGTATACAAGCTAGTAAGTAA
- a CDS encoding L-rhamnose mutarotase gives MKRYCLALDLHDDPKMIAEYEHWHKPGNDRPGIKQSIRDAGITNMEIYRIGARLFMIMDTNETFSFERKAAMDAANELVQDWEEFVGQFQKPVPGAKSGEKWALMNKVFQL, from the coding sequence TTGAAAAGATATTGCTTAGCCCTCGACCTGCACGATGACCCCAAGATGATTGCCGAATACGAGCATTGGCATAAACCCGGCAACGATCGACCGGGCATAAAGCAAAGTATTCGGGATGCAGGTATTACCAACATGGAAATTTACCGCATTGGTGCCCGCCTTTTTATGATTATGGATACGAATGAAACCTTCAGCTTTGAACGCAAAGCGGCCATGGATGCGGCGAACGAATTGGTGCAGGATTGGGAAGAATTTGTGGGGCAGTTTCAAAAACCAGTACCCGGTGCTAAGTCCGGAGAGAAATGGGCTTTAATGAATAAGGTATTTCAGTTATAA